The following are from one region of the Candidatus Desulfofervidus auxilii genome:
- a CDS encoding NifB/NifX family molybdenum-iron cluster-binding protein, with amino-acid sequence MIAFPVQEKGQEPKVSDRFGRARYFYLTNGENGQFLKNPYLNEPGGVGIRVSQWLINQGVEMVVVKNIGLNALRVLREGQVKVFKAKADDVKENLKLFAQGFFKEPLPILDNINEDLFNCSQKGSKKCVCFNCGYIFNGQPGVPCRQMVCPKCGGQVRRLP; translated from the coding sequence ATGATAGCTTTTCCAGTCCAAGAAAAAGGGCAAGAACCCAAAGTTAGCGATAGGTTTGGCAGGGCGAGATATTTTTATCTCACCAATGGGGAAAATGGGCAATTTTTAAAAAATCCTTATTTAAACGAGCCCGGAGGGGTAGGTATCAGGGTATCCCAGTGGTTGATTAATCAGGGGGTGGAAATGGTTGTTGTTAAAAACATTGGTCTTAATGCTCTTCGTGTTTTAAGGGAAGGGCAGGTAAAGGTTTTTAAGGCTAAGGCAGATGATGTTAAAGAAAACCTAAAGCTCTTTGCTCAAGGCTTTTTTAAGGAACCTTTACCCATACTTGATAACATCAACGAAGACCTTTTTAATTGTTCTCAAAAAGGTAGTAAAAAATGTGTGTGTTTCAATTGTGGTTATATTTTCAACGGCCAGCCGGGAGTGCCTTGTCGGCAGATGGTGTGTCCCAAATGTGGCGGCCAAGTGCGGCGTTTACCGTAA